GTTGGTAAGGGGACCCAGGTGGAACAGAGCGGCTGAGATACCCGAGAGATCCTCGGGAGAAAGGGGGGAAGCCGTGGATTTCACCCTCTGGAGCCTGGAACCGGGGTTCTTCCACGTGTAAATGTTCTCAAAGACGGTTGTCTCCTCGCTCTCCTTGAAGAACACGGAAACCCCGCAATCCCTCAACTCGCCGAGGAGAATCTCTTCGTCTTTCCGAGAAGCCGTAGTGACAGCGGCGACCCGCAGCCCAAGGCCCTGGAGGGCCATGGAGGTATAGTACACCGTTCCTCCGGGTATCTCCCTTCTCACCTTCCCGTCAACCCGGATGATGTCCCTCGTAATGTGGCCGACCACACACACATCAAACATTAGTTTTTCTCGGGTATTACCCGATTCCGCCCTCGGTGTCAGGGGCTACTCGGCCTTTCGGGAAAGGAGAATCCACCTCCATGTTAGCACATGAATGGACCAGGTCAAGCCTCGTCGGGGAACCGCGGTTTTCCCTTCCCTTCGGGCGTGCCCGGGGAAAGGGAAGGACCCCTCCGCCCGTGAACCCCCAAAGGGTCTTCGTGAGAGCCTGGGAGCGAAGCGGCAGTGGGGCCCGTCTCAAAAGGAGAACCGGTTGGGAGGTTAACGACTCTTGGGGATCCTCTATCTGGAATTCAGGAGCCCCGATCCGGGAGATATTGACAAGACCGGGCCTGGAGGGTATAGCCTTGATGTTTTCACCCAATGATCCGGAAAGGAAAAGGAGATGACACACTGGGAAAAGGATATCGACGAGATCAAGACCGCTCTGACCATGGACGAGGCTCACAGGCTTATTTTGGCGGATCTGCCCATGATCCTGACGCCCCGGATGTTCTTTGTGAACATCCAGAAGAAAGTGGAGGAGCTATCAGGTATCGATACGGGGCGGCGTGTCTATTACCAGGCCGCCTTTGAAAGCGCGTACCGGTACACGGAGAATTCGAGGCGCGTATACGGAATCACCGGCAGTGACCTGCTTCAACAGTATCTGGACAGCCTTTCTGCGCGGGGATGGGGCAGGTTTGAGATCCTTGAGCTTGCCGAGGAGATGGGCGTGGGCCGGGTACGACTGACAAATTCGGTAATTGCAGAGGAATTCGGCAATGTGGGCCGGAGCGTCTGCCATGCGGTCGCAGGTGCTCTCGCAGGATCGATAGAGTACCTGGCAAGAAACCATAGGCCGGAGGCGAGAGTGCGAGGCACGGAACCCCTTTGCATGTCCAAGGGCGACCCGTGCTGCGAATTCGTGGTGGCGCCGGAACCAACAGGCCAGGCAGAGCCGTAGTCTCCGTGGATGCAAAAAGACTCCACCGAGATGCCGTTGTGATTGACAGCCTGAACATCAGCAAGTGGTCCAGGGAGGTTCCGCAAGGAATCGACCAGGGCGGTGTCACCGCAGTGAACGCCACGGCTGCGGTACTTGAGGACTTCCGCCGGACCGACTCACACCTTTCTCCGGGTGGGGGGATAACGGACATCAGTCTTACTTGCTCTTGGCAGGGGACAGAATCTTGTCAGGAGTCAATAGTTTGACAGTAACGATACCCGTCAGGTGAGCCTGATCCGCCGCCCCTGCCCGGTCGTCGGGGCGTGGGAGGTCTCGGGTTCATACAGACCCCGGAGTTCTGTCGGCATCCCTGTAGTATCTGCCAGCCCGGAGCAAGAGCAAGAAGGATCGCTCGGTGCGGCTGGTTGCGGTGGTTTCGAAGGCTGTCCAGAGCGTAACGGCACGGTTTCTGCTAGGACCGAGACCAGGGCGGAATCCCAGTATTCAAATCCCCTTCCCCCTCTATAGAGAACAGAAGAGGCCTCACTTACGCCGGAATCGCGGGGGCAGTAGTCGAGGTCTGCATCACGATACCGAACACGAGGCTAACCGCACAAAAAGCGGGATAGACGGAGGACCGTCATGTTCAATCGGAAAGACGTGAGGCCGGAACTCGAGGCGCTCGGGTTCAGGAACGTGGGTAGCATCTACTGGAATGCTTCGACCCCTCGTCTCTACGAAGAGATCGTCAGAAGGCAGGAGGGGAACATAGCACACCTCGGGCCTGTAGTGGTGAGGACCGGCCATCACAGGGGGCGGTCGCCCATGGACAGGTTTATTGTCAGGGAGGCGTCGAGTCTGGACAAGATCTGGTGGGGCGATGTGAACAGGGGGATCGAGGAAGAGAGATTCATGAACCTCTTCTACAGGTTGCAAGCCTATTTCCAGAACAAGGACGTCTTTGTTCAGGACTGTTACGCCGGGGCCGCCGCCGAGCACAGGATACCGATTCGGGTAGTTACCGAAACAGCGTGGCACAGTCTTTTCGCCCGCAACCTCTTCATCCAGTTGAAGACCGAGGAAGAGGCACGGAGCCATCGCCCGAGATTTACCATCATCAATGTCCCGAGGTTCCATGCAGTACCGGAGTTGGACGGTACCAACTCCGAGGCCTTCATCCTGCTCCACCTGGGTAAGAACATGGTCCTGGTGGGTGGAACGAGCTACGCAGGGGAGATAAAGAAGTCGGTCTTCACCATGCTCAACTATGTCTTCCCACAGGAATCGGTTTTGTCCATGCACTGCTCGGCCAACGTGGGAGAGAGGGATGATCCAGCCCTTTTCTTCGGGCTTTCGGGCACGGGCAAGACGACGCTGTCTGCGGACCCGGATCGACGGCTGATCGGAGATGACGAACACGGCTGGAGTGATCAAGGGATATTCAACTTCGAGGGGGGGTGCTATGCCAAGGTCATCAGGCTCTCAAGAGAAGCTGAACCGGAGATCTACGAGTGCACCCGCAGATTTGGGACGATTCTGGAGAATGTCAGTCTCGATCATAATTCGCGGCGCATCGATCTCGGCGATGGATCGCTGACGGAGAACACCAGGGCGGCCTACCCCATATCCCATATCTCCAGTGCGTCCCGCTCAGGGGTCTGCGGGCACCCGGAAAACGTCATCATGCTCACCTGTGATGCCTTTGGGGTGATGCCGCCGGTGGCAAAACTGACACCCGAACAGGCGGTTTATCACTTCTTGAGTGGCTATACGGCCAAGGTGGCAGGAACAGAGCTGGGTGTCAAGGAGCCCCAGGCGACCTTCAGCGCCTGTTTTGGCGCGCCCTTTATGGCTTTGCCGCCCACGGTTTACGCCCGGCTCTTCATGGAGAAGATCCAGACCCACAAGGTGCAATGCTGGCTACTGAACACGGGATGGGCGGGCAAGCCCTACGGCGAGGGAGAGCGGATAAAGATCGCCCACTCAAGGGCTTTGGTCAAAAACGTTCTGAACGGAGCCCTCGATCTGGGAGAGTTCGAGAGAAATCCGGTCTTTGGATTCATGGTTCCCAAGGC
The nucleotide sequence above comes from Deltaproteobacteria bacterium. Encoded proteins:
- a CDS encoding 4-vinyl reductase, which encodes MTHWEKDIDEIKTALTMDEAHRLILADLPMILTPRMFFVNIQKKVEELSGIDTGRRVYYQAAFESAYRYTENSRRVYGITGSDLLQQYLDSLSARGWGRFEILELAEEMGVGRVRLTNSVIAEEFGNVGRSVCHAVAGALAGSIEYLARNHRPEARVRGTEPLCMSKGDPCCEFVVAPEPTGQAEP
- the pckA gene encoding phosphoenolpyruvate carboxykinase (ATP), producing the protein MFNRKDVRPELEALGFRNVGSIYWNASTPRLYEEIVRRQEGNIAHLGPVVVRTGHHRGRSPMDRFIVREASSLDKIWWGDVNRGIEEERFMNLFYRLQAYFQNKDVFVQDCYAGAAAEHRIPIRVVTETAWHSLFARNLFIQLKTEEEARSHRPRFTIINVPRFHAVPELDGTNSEAFILLHLGKNMVLVGGTSYAGEIKKSVFTMLNYVFPQESVLSMHCSANVGERDDPALFFGLSGTGKTTLSADPDRRLIGDDEHGWSDQGIFNFEGGCYAKVIRLSREAEPEIYECTRRFGTILENVSLDHNSRRIDLGDGSLTENTRAAYPISHISSASRSGVCGHPENVIMLTCDAFGVMPPVAKLTPEQAVYHFLSGYTAKVAGTELGVKEPQATFSACFGAPFMALPPTVYARLFMEKIQTHKVQCWLLNTGWAGKPYGEGERIKIAHSRALVKNVLNGALDLGEFERNPVFGFMVPKACEGLPAEILNPRHGASSQAGYEGRAARLAASFKENFRQFEKEVPANVLEAIP